A segment of the Lolium perenne isolate Kyuss_39 chromosome 3, Kyuss_2.0, whole genome shotgun sequence genome:
gatgtctcgtgtcagcttgcaggattccgctaaccctaagccccaaacagagggcattgccgaggagtaccctcgaaaattggcgccgtctgtgggaaacctgtcagcaccaggcaagtcatcggcagtaccagtcacatcCGCGGCGTTCGTGCTCGAGTCGCCAACGCTAGAGGAACCAAGGGATCCGATCCGCTGTGGATCCTTCGAATTCGTGCCGCACCACGAAGCGCCTCACTTGATCCCTACAGGATCGACCGGCGATATGGATGCTACTTTCGGTagtgttcacttcatcatcgactttGGAGGTTTTCTACGCCTCCCCGGGGCCAGCGTATCTGGTCCGAGGGCCGCAGCTCCTGAAAGCGTTCCTCCAATGACAACCCAAAGGATTCCGTCCAGGAGCATACAAGAGAACCATCAAGGGAGTTTCGACGTCACAGCAGGgcgaaggaaaagacgaagggactcacACTACGGGGAGAAAGGATGAACAACacctcatcttcggcaggccgagCGAGAATACCACGACACGCTATCAATTAAGGGACGCACCCGCTCACCGTATCTATTGGCTACAGAGCAGCTCGATGcaccatgttacctccactcttACATCGACCTGAAAGATGGTCGGGAGAATTCTAGTCACCTGCTAAGGAATTGTCGACATTTTCTggagattcggcagttctgcgatgaCCTTAGGACCGATGCCATATCAAGGGTTCATGCAATGGAGAGAAGGGCAAGATCCTACAGTTATGCCCCGGAGCCATATGTACCAGAACCGTACGTACCGGCAGGAGAAAATGAGCTTCGGGACGAGTGCACATCGGCAGAGGCGTTTCCGGAACCATGCGGGCAagtcaacatgatccacaaaaccagcttttcgaagagagaaatcaagaaattctcccgagaagtaaaatacgcGAAGGTCGCCATGGTCGACACACCTGACTTCATCGATTGGTCAGATCAGAGTATTTCCTTCAgtagggcggatcacccgaaagccgTTCCGAGGCCTGGCCACGCAGCCCTTGTTCTTGAAGCACAGATCGAaggatacaatatgagcaaagtcttcatggatggaggaagtggtttGAACTTATTGTTTGCCAGCaccatgagagcaatgggtttaacagtcgatatgtTAAGAGAATCTGATACAGGATTCCAcgacattataccgactcgacccgcctatTCTCTTGGAAAAATGTCATTGGATGTGGTCTTCGGCACGCCTAgcaatttcaggaaagagaagatcgagttcgaagtagtcgaTTGGGAGTCTCAGTATCACGCCATCCTAGGCAGGCCCGCGTTTGCCAAATTTATGGCCGTGCCCCACTATGCTTACttgaagctgaagatgccaggcaacaacgggaccccaataactgtCCATGGGACCTTTGCTCGATCAGACAACTGCGaccgggagttccagaagatAGCCTCGAAGTTCGGAGCCAAGGAAGAGCTCAACGCAATTGACGCCGTTACAGATCACacgcaaccaccagccgacaatcgtaATGAGAGATCCGATGAGTTTGACGCTGCAAAGGAAACCAAGAAGCTACAGGTGCATCCTGCAGACCCGGAGAAAATCGTCAACACGTCGGCTGACCTTACTgatgcataggaaagcgcgctcatcgagttcctccgtgagcgctgggagatatttgcatgggaaccatccgacatgccaggtatccccagggaactcgctgagcacgcactTAATGTTGACCCAACAGCCAAACCGGTGCAGCAATCAATGCGCCGGTTCTCCGAACCAAAAAGAAGAGCAATTGGTGAGGAAATCAATCGACTCTGTAAGGCAGGG
Coding sequences within it:
- the LOC127339734 gene encoding uncharacterized protein, coding for MVDTPDFIDWSDQSISFSRADHPKAVPRPGHAALVLEAQIEGYNMSKVFMDGGSGLNLLFASTMRAMGLTVDMLRESDTGFHDIIPTRPAYSLGKMSLDVVFGTPSNFRKEKIEFEVVDWESQYHAILGRPAFAKFMAVPHYAYLKLKMPGNNGTPITVHGTFARSDNCDREFQKIASKFGAKEELNAIDAVTDHTQPPADNRNERSDEFDAAKETKKLQVHPADPEKIVNTSADLTDA